CCTGACCCCAAATGATCCGTGAGCTTTCCGGCAGGCGCGCCAGTCAGGGCAGAAACAATCGGTCCGACCGACAAAATAGAGCCAATTTGCGCTGGTGAAAGCTGCAGGCCATCCGTGAAATAAAAGGGGCTCACAACCATGGTTGACATAATAATGGCCGAAACGCAGACATTCGCGGTCAGACTGCCTGCCAACACCGGATTTTCAGTAATCTGTGCCAGAAACCGTCCTGACTTCGCCGATTTAAGGGGCACAGGCGGATTGTCTGGCAACTGCCGGGCCAGTAACAACAACGCAAACAGACCAAAGGGGACGCTGACATAGAACAGCGCATGCCAGTCATAATGCGAGATCAAATAGCCGCCCAAGACCGGGCCGAGTGCCGTCCCGATTGCAGAGGTTGTGCCTAAAACCCCCATCGCTGTCCCGGTTTTGGTCGCAGGAATGAAGTCTCCGACAAAGGTCATCGCCAGGCTGATAAATATCGCGGCCCCAATCCCCTGGACCAAACGCGCCGCAATTAGCTGTGTCAGGCTTTCCGACACAATACAGGCAATGATCCCACAGAAAAAGATGCCGATACCAAAAAGAAACAGTCGCTTCCGGCCATAGCGATCACCCCATATACCCGCCATTGGCATCAGGCATGTCATCGCCAGCAGATAAACCACAACCAGCCACTGCACCTCAGACATAGACACTGAAAAAATACGGGCCAGCCTGGGCAATGCTACATTGACGATACTGATATTGAACGAAGAAAGCAGCACAGCAACGGCTAACCCCAGTAGTGAGAACCAGTTTGTCATCGACAGCTTCTCTGCCTTTTCTGCCTGTGAAATTTCCGCTTTCATGAAGCACACTCCAATTTGAGACCCGAGATAAAAGTCATCTTAAAATCCGGCCTTGTTTTGCGGAAGACGCATCATTTACACTGATTGAATGCATGAAACGCCATAGGTAGACAAATGAAAGTACTCGACTTGAATCTGATTCCGGCCCTGAATGTCCTGTTAGAAGAACGGAACGTTGCCCGCGCAGCGAAACGGATGAATTTGAGTCAGTCTGCCATGAGCAGAACGCTGGCACGATTGCGCGTCACCATGGACGATCCGGTATTAGTCCGGGCCGGACGGCATCTGGTCCCTTCTCCCAGAGCGCTAGAAATTCAGGCGCAGGTCAGCCAGCTGACCATGGACGCCAGAGCTATTCTGACCCCTGCTGTCCCCGTCAACATTGCCAGTCTGGAGCGAACGTTTACACTGTTCGCCAGTGATGGATTTGTGGAAAGCCTGGGTGGGGCGCTGGTGAAACGCATGACAGAAGAAGCACCGCGGAGCCGTGTTCGTTTTATCAGCCAGTCTTCACCACAAGGCGCAGGTCTGCGGGATGGCAGCGTCGATATTGAAATCGGAAAACTGAGGGAAACCACCCATCCGGAACTCAAAGTACGTCGATTATTTGAAGATCACTTCATCGGTGTGGTGTCCGCTCAACACCCGCTCAGCCAACATCTGGTGTCCGCTGAGCAATACTTTAGCGCCGACCATATTGGTATCACCAGAGTTGAGGAAGGCAAAAGCCACCTCGAAACCCTGCTGAGCGAATCCGGACAACGGCTCAATATCCGTGCCTCCGTCGGCAGTTACACCAGTGCTGTCACCTTAGCCAGCGCCACCGCCTTAGTTGCCACTGTCCCCGCCAAACACACACAAAGTTTCCGGCAGGGGATGCATTGTTTTCCACTGCCTTTCACCGTGCCGCCGATACCCATCTCCATGCTCTGGCATCCCAGAATGAATGCCGATCAGGCCCACGGCTGGCTGAGAAAAACAATCGTCGACATCAGTCGTGAACTCTGAATCGGAGCACCATCAATCACCACACTGCCCACACCTCATTCAGATCAAAGCGGTATTTGTACGCCATCACCACGTTGTGACCCTGAAAGTCGTGATTTTTTTCGCTGAGTATCGGGCTGAAGTTATAGAGCTGGAACTGATGCGGCCCCTTGTTGGCTTCCAGATATACATTGATGGCCATGCCAAAGCCGCCGAAGTTCACATCACGGGTTTCACCCCGCTGTTCTGCAATATGCGTGATTTGATAATGACCTTTCAGATCCAGATAGCCTGCCCCAAAACCGAGACCAGCTTTGGCATTCCAGTCAGCGCCGGCATCCCGGTGCCAGTGGTAGAACAACACAGGCACCGCTGTCATGGCATAACCTGTCACCGACGTGCCGAGATCGACTTTTTCCCGGCTGTTCTGCAGTTCCTGCTGGCCCGCCTTGAAAAATGACCAATCGAGCTGAAACTGCACGCCAAAGTTTGAGTCTTCCGCAAAATAATACGGCGATGAGACCAGAGAAGCCGTTGGGAGTATATGGAAACCACTGGTCATCACAGCGACATTTTTATCCCCGTGTTCCGGGTCCTGAATTTCAATATTCGTGAAGGTACTTTGTAATCCAACGGCCAGTTCAACTGCCTGGCTGGCAGCAGGAAAAGCAAAGGACAAAATCGGTAAAAGAACGCGATACATCAGCAAACTGGGTCTGTCAGCAGAGAAAAACGAATCCTAACAGTGGCTTAGATTTTGAGCAACGAGAATCATCCGACGCCAGATGTTTGAGCTCAAAGCGATGCCCCCATCGAAACAGCACCC
The Photobacterium sp. GJ3 DNA segment above includes these coding regions:
- a CDS encoding LysR family transcriptional regulator; its protein translation is MKVLDLNLIPALNVLLEERNVARAAKRMNLSQSAMSRTLARLRVTMDDPVLVRAGRHLVPSPRALEIQAQVSQLTMDARAILTPAVPVNIASLERTFTLFASDGFVESLGGALVKRMTEEAPRSRVRFISQSSPQGAGLRDGSVDIEIGKLRETTHPELKVRRLFEDHFIGVVSAQHPLSQHLVSAEQYFSADHIGITRVEEGKSHLETLLSESGQRLNIRASVGSYTSAVTLASATALVATVPAKHTQSFRQGMHCFPLPFTVPPIPISMLWHPRMNADQAHGWLRKTIVDISREL
- a CDS encoding MFS transporter — encoded protein: MKAEISQAEKAEKLSMTNWFSLLGLAVAVLLSSFNISIVNVALPRLARIFSVSMSEVQWLVVVYLLAMTCLMPMAGIWGDRYGRKRLFLFGIGIFFCGIIACIVSESLTQLIAARLVQGIGAAIFISLAMTFVGDFIPATKTGTAMGVLGTTSAIGTALGPVLGGYLISHYDWHALFYVSVPFGLFALLLLARQLPDNPPVPLKSAKSGRFLAQITENPVLAGSLTANVCVSAIIMSTMVVSPFYFTDGLQLSPAQIGSILSVGPIVSALTGAPAGKLTDHLGSGVVVRVSLWVMLLGCVLISASAFWTSVPVYLFALILVTAGYAMFQAANNTAVMTDVQEGQKGVTSAWLHFSRNLGLMAGASVMGWFYFFTSTLFPATQNQPATAFGVTFLISAALVGLAQVVVSLRRGW